The proteins below are encoded in one region of Peribacillus muralis:
- the ybaK gene encoding Cys-tRNA(Pro) deacylase, with product MGASKTNAMRILDNQSIEYGMMSYDARDGKIDGITVAEKIGRDPESVFKTLVTHSGPQQLYVFVIPVATELDMKKAAKAAGAKKMEMLAVKDLQKNTGYIRGGCSPIGMKKQYPTFIDESASNLPEIIVSAGRIGTQIILNPADFLEITQAESVALIK from the coding sequence ATGGGAGCAAGTAAAACGAATGCAATGCGAATTCTTGATAACCAGTCAATCGAATATGGAATGATGAGTTATGATGCACGTGATGGAAAAATCGATGGAATTACGGTCGCCGAAAAAATTGGAAGAGATCCTGAAAGCGTGTTCAAAACGCTCGTTACCCATAGCGGCCCGCAGCAGCTTTATGTTTTTGTCATTCCAGTAGCGACTGAACTGGATATGAAAAAAGCGGCCAAGGCGGCTGGGGCAAAAAAAATGGAAATGCTCGCCGTCAAGGACCTTCAAAAAAATACTGGATACATACGGGGAGGCTGTTCACCAATCGGCATGAAAAAGCAATACCCGACCTTCATCGATGAAAGTGCATCAAACCTGCCGGAAATCATCGTAAGCGCCGGGAGGATCGGCACCCAAATCATCCTGAATCCGGCAGATTTCCTTGAAATCACGCAAGCGGAGTCTGTTGCCCTTATTAAATAG
- the gntK gene encoding gluconokinase encodes MAGYMMGIDIGTTSTKVVLFSKGGEVVRSCSKGYPLHSPTPSVAEQDPDEIYKAVIMAIAEVMIASEIDKDELGFISFSSAMHSLIAMDKDGRPLTNSITWADNRSVAYAERLKASEQGMQLYHRTGTPIHPMSPITKIMWLKNEHPEIFDVTDKFIGIKEYIFYKFFNEYVMDHSLASATGMFNLNELKWDEEALVVAGIGADKLPTLVPTTQVLSGLSPELAAAMNIHEGTPFVIGASDGVLANLGQNAIKPGVLAVTIGTSGAVRTVSERPLTDPKGRTFCYALTENHWVIGGPVNNGGITFRWARDQFGRVEIEKAKASGLDSYEILTDMASAIAPGSDGLIFHPYMAGERAPLWSADARGSFFGLALHHTRDHMVRAVLEGVMYNLYSVLLAVRELAGAPEKIHASGGFVRSKLWRQIMADVFNQNVTIPESFESSSLGAAVLGLYALGEIESLDEVEGMIGDTDELVPIEANVKVYEELMSIYLSVSRQLEADYSRIAEFQRRHLE; translated from the coding sequence ATGGCAGGTTATATGATGGGAATAGATATTGGCACGACAAGTACGAAGGTCGTTCTTTTTTCAAAAGGGGGGGAGGTCGTCCGATCATGTTCGAAAGGCTATCCCCTTCATAGCCCTACCCCGTCCGTAGCTGAACAAGACCCGGACGAAATATATAAAGCGGTCATCATGGCGATAGCCGAAGTGATGATAGCAAGTGAAATAGACAAGGATGAACTGGGCTTCATATCATTCAGTTCAGCGATGCATAGCTTGATCGCCATGGATAAGGACGGTAGGCCGCTGACGAATAGCATTACATGGGCGGATAACCGAAGTGTTGCCTATGCAGAGCGATTGAAGGCCTCGGAACAGGGGATGCAGTTGTATCATCGTACGGGAACCCCCATTCACCCGATGTCACCAATCACGAAAATCATGTGGTTAAAAAACGAGCATCCGGAGATTTTTGATGTTACAGACAAATTCATCGGAATCAAAGAATATATCTTCTATAAATTTTTCAATGAGTATGTGATGGATCACTCGCTCGCCTCCGCAACGGGTATGTTCAACTTGAATGAGTTGAAGTGGGACGAAGAGGCACTTGTGGTTGCCGGAATTGGTGCGGACAAGCTGCCGACGCTTGTCCCGACAACACAGGTCCTTTCTGGCTTAAGTCCGGAATTGGCCGCAGCCATGAACATTCATGAAGGTACCCCGTTTGTGATCGGTGCGAGTGATGGCGTACTTGCCAACTTAGGTCAAAATGCCATCAAGCCGGGAGTCCTGGCAGTCACGATCGGCACGAGCGGTGCAGTGAGGACCGTAAGTGAACGACCGCTTACAGATCCAAAAGGCAGGACCTTCTGTTACGCTCTTACTGAGAATCATTGGGTGATCGGCGGGCCGGTCAATAATGGGGGCATCACCTTCCGCTGGGCGAGGGATCAATTTGGGCGTGTGGAAATCGAAAAAGCGAAGGCTTCGGGACTGGACTCGTATGAAATACTGACTGATATGGCCTCGGCTATTGCACCTGGTTCGGATGGACTCATTTTCCATCCGTATATGGCTGGGGAGCGTGCACCATTATGGAGTGCCGATGCAAGGGGATCCTTCTTTGGACTGGCCCTTCACCATACACGTGATCATATGGTCCGGGCGGTACTCGAAGGCGTGATGTATAACCTCTATAGTGTCCTCCTTGCTGTAAGGGAACTGGCTGGCGCACCCGAGAAGATCCATGCAAGTGGCGGGTTTGTCCGCTCGAAGCTGTGGCGTCAAATCATGGCTGATGTATTCAATCAGAACGTGACGATCCCTGAAAGCTTTGAAAGTTCTAGCTTAGGGGCAGCCGTGCTTGGTCTTTATGCTTTAGGAGAAATCGAAAGCCTCGATGAAGTGGAAGGGATGATAGGCGATACGGATGAGCTTGTCCCGATCGAGGCTAACGTTAAAGTTTACGAAGAGCTGATGTCGATCTATTTATCCGTGAGCAGGCAATTGGAGGCTGACTACAGCCGTATTGCTGAATTTCAAAGACGCCATTTGGAATGA
- a CDS encoding ECF transporter S component, with protein sequence MDVRRISVIAIFLAISAVGAIIKVPSPIGSIALDSFPALMAAVILGPVSGAIVAGLGHIISAVIGGLPLGPFHFLIMAEMAVIVWMFGVLFIQGKKLSAYFLFFIGNSFILGLPFVFLVSPGFYVLIVPGLTAASAMNIALAALLLPRLEPILRKSILKDGSIS encoded by the coding sequence ATGGACGTAAGAAGAATCAGTGTGATCGCTATATTCCTTGCCATATCAGCTGTAGGGGCAATAATCAAAGTCCCTTCCCCGATCGGCAGTATTGCCTTGGACAGTTTTCCCGCCCTAATGGCGGCGGTCATCCTCGGCCCGGTATCAGGAGCGATCGTAGCGGGACTTGGACATATCATTTCAGCGGTCATCGGCGGCCTGCCATTGGGCCCGTTTCACTTTTTGATCATGGCTGAAATGGCAGTGATTGTTTGGATGTTTGGCGTTTTATTCATACAAGGAAAAAAACTGTCCGCATATTTCCTCTTTTTCATCGGTAATTCCTTCATTTTGGGCCTGCCGTTTGTGTTTCTGGTCAGTCCTGGATTTTACGTGCTGATAGTCCCGGGGTTAACTGCCGCATCGGCAATGAATATTGCCTTGGCGGCCCTTTTGCTGCCCCGCTTGGAGCCTATCTTGAGAAAATCTATACTTAAAGATGGATCGATATCATGA
- a CDS encoding cob(I)yrinic acid a,c-diamide adenosyltransferase, translating to MKIYTRTGDKGQTSVIGGRLDKNDIRVESYGTVDEVNSYIGLAVAELDEALFADVLADLEKIQHELFDCGGDLATVSEKAPQKLTDEAITYLEERIDAFIVEAPELEKFILPGGSKAAATIHIARTVTRRAERLVVSLIKSGAAVSPLSLQYLNRLSDYFFAVARVINFRLGVKDVEYIRSANVFRGGKRKEKE from the coding sequence ATGAAAATCTATACACGTACAGGAGATAAAGGACAAACGAGTGTTATCGGAGGGCGCCTTGATAAGAATGATATCCGGGTCGAATCGTATGGAACGGTCGATGAGGTGAATAGCTATATCGGCCTTGCGGTGGCTGAATTGGACGAAGCGCTATTTGCCGATGTACTAGCAGATCTCGAGAAAATCCAGCATGAGTTATTTGACTGTGGCGGTGATTTGGCGACGGTATCCGAGAAGGCGCCGCAAAAGCTGACGGATGAGGCCATTACGTATTTGGAAGAACGGATTGACGCGTTCATCGTCGAAGCGCCGGAATTGGAAAAATTCATTTTGCCAGGCGGATCGAAAGCGGCAGCAACCATCCACATCGCCCGTACGGTTACAAGAAGGGCGGAACGATTGGTCGTTTCCTTGATCAAGTCGGGCGCAGCCGTCTCACCTTTATCGCTTCAATATTTAAACCGCTTATCTGATTACTTCTTTGCGGTTGCACGTGTGATCAACTTCCGGCTAGGTGTGAAAGATGTGGAATACATCCGCAGTGCAAATGTATTCCGTGGAGGGAAAAGAAAGGAAAAAGAGTAA
- a CDS encoding bifunctional adenosylcobinamide kinase/adenosylcobinamide-phosphate guanylyltransferase — protein sequence MHFVTGGAYNGKSKWVKRVYDLESEVLWLSGYQEEQPRRKDFQGKTVVLQGLDGWIQADAKKMAADAIREKWQEIIAGWRIWEKGSDERSCIIIGSDLSKGIVPMEASDRRWRDACGWVYQDVAALSSRVDIIWYGVNQRIK from the coding sequence ATGCACTTTGTTACAGGCGGTGCCTATAACGGCAAATCTAAATGGGTAAAGCGGGTGTATGATCTGGAGAGCGAGGTCCTTTGGCTTTCCGGTTATCAAGAAGAACAGCCAAGGCGAAAGGATTTCCAAGGCAAGACCGTCGTTTTGCAAGGCTTGGATGGCTGGATTCAGGCGGATGCCAAAAAGATGGCGGCAGATGCAATTCGCGAAAAATGGCAGGAAATCATCGCCGGCTGGCGAATATGGGAAAAGGGAAGCGATGAACGCAGCTGCATCATAATCGGTTCGGATCTATCCAAAGGAATCGTACCGATGGAAGCAAGCGATCGTCGCTGGCGTGATGCCTGCGGCTGGGTTTATCAAGATGTGGCAGCCTTATCCAGCCGCGTGGATATTATCTGGTATGGAGTGAACCAGCGAATAAAATAG
- a CDS encoding histidine phosphatase family protein has protein sequence MADTVAITLLRHGLTIANERRAYLGWSDSPLSAEGEKRIQALRGSYPMYEKIHTSDLPRCVETARLLFPEAVLVKDRSFREMNFGHWEGKTYDELKSDGKYMDWLENPMEAIVPGGEGYREFSDRVRIGWNEWIADEEDRYVLMTHGGVIRDLLVRFAPVEKAFFDWGISHGMGYELIWKDRNSLRRGERCTLLQAVPITANLNG, from the coding sequence ATGGCTGATACTGTGGCTATTACATTACTTCGCCATGGGCTGACAATAGCCAACGAGCGAAGGGCTTATCTAGGCTGGAGCGATTCACCTTTAAGTGCAGAAGGAGAGAAGCGAATTCAGGCTTTAAGGGGTTCTTACCCCATGTACGAAAAAATCCATACGAGTGATTTACCTCGTTGTGTGGAAACGGCAAGGCTGCTGTTTCCGGAGGCTGTACTTGTCAAAGACCGCTCCTTCCGTGAAATGAATTTCGGTCATTGGGAAGGGAAGACATACGATGAATTGAAGAGCGATGGCAAATACATGGATTGGCTGGAAAACCCCATGGAGGCGATCGTGCCTGGAGGGGAAGGCTATCGGGAATTTTCGGACCGTGTCCGAATTGGCTGGAATGAATGGATTGCCGATGAGGAAGACCGCTATGTTTTAATGACCCATGGCGGGGTGATCCGGGATTTATTGGTCCGCTTTGCCCCGGTGGAAAAGGCTTTTTTCGATTGGGGCATATCCCACGGCATGGGCTATGAGCTGATTTGGAAGGACAGGAACAGTTTAAGGAGGGGCGAGCGATGCACTTTGTTACAGGCGGTGCCTATAACGGCAAATCTAAATGGGTAA
- the cobS gene encoding adenosylcobinamide-GDP ribazoletransferase: MNVWIGFLINLQFFTVFPIKKQLPMERKYMHRAIQTFPLVGLLLGLIMGGALYVLVEWTPFSSLAIAFFLWVLTIALTGGLHLDGWIDASDAFFSYQDKERRLEIMKDSRTGAFGVISVIVLLAARFLFIYEIVERFNEWTAFLIIALPLLSKCVMGYLLIRMPLAKEEGLGAFFQQAVKKSSLPIYGLYLLASLAIALVIDVKLLVLYASMCLAALLFLLYLKRKITSWFGGITGDVLGASVEGVELWLWLILWLLHYFAMG, translated from the coding sequence ATGAACGTATGGATCGGATTTTTAATTAACCTGCAGTTTTTTACGGTTTTTCCAATCAAAAAGCAGCTTCCGATGGAAAGGAAATATATGCATCGTGCCATTCAAACCTTTCCGTTGGTTGGCCTATTGCTTGGTCTGATCATGGGCGGAGCCTTATATGTGCTAGTGGAGTGGACGCCGTTTTCATCGCTTGCGATTGCCTTTTTCCTTTGGGTTTTGACGATTGCGTTAACGGGCGGCCTGCACCTCGATGGCTGGATCGATGCCAGTGATGCTTTTTTTTCCTATCAGGATAAAGAGCGCCGATTGGAAATTATGAAGGATTCGCGAACGGGTGCTTTCGGGGTCATCTCCGTCATCGTCCTGTTGGCCGCGAGATTTCTTTTCATCTATGAAATTGTCGAACGGTTCAATGAATGGACAGCCTTCTTGATCATCGCTCTGCCGCTCTTGAGCAAATGCGTGATGGGCTATTTACTGATCCGGATGCCGCTTGCTAAAGAAGAAGGGCTCGGCGCTTTTTTTCAACAGGCGGTAAAGAAGAGCAGTTTGCCTATATACGGGCTGTATCTTCTTGCGAGCTTGGCCATTGCCTTGGTCATCGATGTTAAACTTCTCGTTCTATATGCCAGCATGTGCTTGGCAGCGCTACTTTTCCTGCTTTATCTCAAACGTAAAATCACCAGCTGGTTCGGCGGGATAACCGGCGATGTACTGGGTGCATCGGTGGAAGGAGTTGAGCTTTGGTTATGGCTGATACTGTGGCTATTACATTACTTCGCCATGGGCTGA
- a CDS encoding bifunctional adenosylcobinamide kinase/adenosylcobinamide-phosphate guanylyltransferase, with translation MEKARLCFITGGVRSGKSRFAERKALEYARLMEGNLQYLACGRASDAEMGERILRHQKDRLRSPIAWETSEYATDITRIAAKVDTDSIILLDCLTTLLDNELFGPGVPLEAEFLHSIQSKIITDIEELRKQIGCLIIVSNEVVQEPIFQNELLHIYGRMLGTLHQTIVGQADEAYLVESGIPLQMKG, from the coding sequence GTGGAAAAGGCAAGGCTCTGCTTCATAACGGGCGGTGTCCGCAGCGGGAAAAGCCGTTTTGCAGAAAGAAAGGCGCTGGAATATGCGCGCTTGATGGAGGGGAACTTGCAATACCTCGCCTGTGGGCGTGCCAGTGATGCTGAAATGGGCGAACGCATCCTGCGGCACCAAAAAGATAGGCTAAGAAGTCCCATCGCCTGGGAGACCTCCGAATACGCAACGGATATTACTAGAATCGCAGCGAAAGTGGATACCGATTCGATCATCCTGCTCGATTGCCTGACAACCTTGCTCGATAATGAACTTTTCGGTCCTGGAGTCCCGCTTGAAGCGGAATTTTTACACAGCATTCAATCAAAAATCATCACCGACATCGAAGAGCTAAGAAAACAAATCGGCTGCTTGATCATCGTCAGCAATGAAGTGGTCCAGGAACCGATCTTCCAAAATGAATTGCTGCATATATACGGAAGGATGCTGGGCACGCTTCATCAAACGATCGTAGGACAGGCGGACGAGGCATATCTTGTTGAATCGGGAATCCCATTGCAGATGAAGGGGTGA
- the cobD gene encoding threonine-phosphate decarboxylase CobD has protein sequence MILPSHGSNPHYLYEALEIEMPRSILDFSANINPMGPPLRIKERWSGFFEGVMHYPDPHAVELTKAIAGKEALPVPSVLVGNGGAEIIMLVANILANRKVLIIQPAFAEYEQACLAAGCEVDFHQLDPPDWQLDVARLIPGLREYDAVFLCTPNNPTGVSFEREAMMELIGECQKADCLVVIDEAFYDFTEDAFTYASLINRFPHLLILRSMTKIFAIPGLRLGYLLAEPNIIKRVKSYKPHWSVNQVALEVGRICLEEEVYISETRAFIQSQKQKLFQCYRELGMTVSASTVNFYLLKDESLTLFPFLLKKGIVPRHTYNFPGLDGLWLRFAVKGERDNEALMEGVRQWKRQGSAS, from the coding sequence TTGATATTACCATCTCATGGATCTAATCCACATTATCTTTACGAAGCGCTGGAAATCGAAATGCCTCGGTCTATCCTCGATTTCAGCGCAAACATCAACCCAATGGGTCCGCCTTTACGAATCAAGGAACGGTGGTCCGGATTTTTTGAAGGGGTCATGCATTACCCTGACCCCCATGCTGTTGAACTGACAAAAGCGATTGCAGGGAAAGAAGCACTTCCCGTACCATCCGTATTGGTAGGCAACGGTGGTGCAGAGATCATCATGCTGGTGGCCAACATTCTGGCCAATCGGAAGGTGTTGATCATCCAGCCGGCTTTTGCGGAATATGAGCAAGCTTGTTTGGCAGCCGGCTGTGAGGTCGATTTCCACCAGCTTGATCCTCCTGATTGGCAGCTGGATGTGGCTCGCTTGATTCCGGGATTACGTGAGTATGATGCCGTTTTCCTCTGCACTCCCAATAATCCGACGGGCGTGTCATTCGAACGTGAGGCTATGATGGAATTGATTGGCGAATGTCAAAAAGCGGATTGCCTGGTTGTCATTGATGAGGCCTTTTATGATTTTACCGAGGACGCCTTTACGTATGCGTCATTGATCAACCGATTTCCGCATTTGCTCATTCTAAGGTCGATGACGAAAATCTTTGCGATTCCGGGCTTGAGACTGGGGTATTTACTTGCCGAACCGAACATCATCAAGCGGGTGAAAAGCTATAAACCGCATTGGAGCGTCAACCAAGTCGCCTTGGAAGTGGGCAGAATCTGCCTCGAAGAAGAGGTATATATAAGCGAAACGAGAGCATTTATCCAATCACAAAAGCAGAAACTTTTCCAATGCTATCGCGAGCTTGGAATGACAGTCTCCGCAAGCACGGTCAATTTTTACTTACTGAAGGATGAATCGCTAACCCTTTTTCCTTTTCTGCTGAAAAAGGGGATCGTCCCGCGTCATACCTATAATTTTCCCGGACTGGACGGTTTGTGGCTCCGGTTTGCAGTGAAAGGTGAACGTGATAATGAGGCGCTGATGGAGGGGGTAAGGCAGTGGAAAAGGCAAGGCTCTGCTTCATAA
- the cbiB gene encoding adenosylcobinamide-phosphate synthase CbiB encodes MIYHHLLAVTLAFFLDLIIGDPPNWPHPVKWIGSMISKLDRTFNEGVHKKRNGLFMLALVLTTVVSLTGLSVYFAYFIHPLAGILWEAVVISTTIAQKGLKQAGMEVCHPLEERDFPEARLKLSYIVGRDTDALNESEIVRGTVETVAENTSDGVTAPLFWAAVGGAPLAMMYRAINTCDSMVGYKNDKYGQFGWASARLDDIANYIPSRLTGMLMLVCSKSRHHDLKARWRILFSDAKKHPSPNSGWCEAAVAAILGVQLGGLNMYKGVVSDRERMGVPLVLLEAEHIPKTIAIMHRSSLLFLLMLWLGGAAIDITISWI; translated from the coding sequence ATGATCTATCATCACCTATTGGCTGTTACGCTGGCGTTTTTCCTTGATTTGATAATAGGCGATCCTCCCAATTGGCCACATCCAGTCAAATGGATCGGATCGATGATTAGCAAGCTCGATCGCACGTTCAATGAAGGCGTCCATAAGAAACGAAATGGACTGTTCATGCTGGCGCTCGTCTTGACGACGGTAGTATCGCTTACAGGCTTGTCAGTCTATTTTGCCTATTTTATCCATCCGTTGGCGGGAATCCTTTGGGAAGCTGTCGTGATTTCCACTACGATTGCCCAAAAGGGTTTGAAGCAGGCTGGAATGGAGGTGTGCCATCCGCTCGAGGAACGGGATTTTCCTGAAGCGCGGCTCAAGCTTTCCTATATCGTTGGCCGTGATACGGACGCACTTAATGAGTCCGAAATCGTCAGGGGCACTGTCGAAACTGTCGCTGAAAATACGAGTGATGGCGTTACGGCCCCGCTGTTTTGGGCTGCGGTTGGCGGGGCGCCGCTTGCGATGATGTACAGGGCGATCAATACATGCGATTCGATGGTTGGCTACAAAAATGATAAATACGGCCAATTCGGCTGGGCCTCGGCAAGGCTTGATGATATCGCAAACTATATTCCCAGCCGGCTCACTGGAATGTTGATGTTGGTATGCTCGAAATCTAGGCATCATGATTTAAAGGCCAGATGGAGAATCTTGTTCAGTGATGCGAAGAAACATCCAAGTCCGAATAGCGGCTGGTGTGAAGCAGCCGTTGCGGCGATTTTGGGTGTGCAGCTTGGCGGGCTGAATATGTACAAAGGAGTGGTTTCTGACCGGGAGCGCATGGGCGTACCGCTCGTTTTGCTGGAGGCAGAACATATACCAAAAACGATTGCCATCATGCATCGGTCGTCGCTTCTGTTTCTACTGATGCTTTGGCTGGGGGGAGCTGCAATTGATATTACCATCTCATGGATCTAA
- a CDS encoding heme ABC transporter ATP-binding protein, whose protein sequence is MLEVKGLTGGYDNKSVLDSVSFEVQKGELFGILGPNGSGKTTLLSMLSGVLDYKQGSIRIKGKDLQDYSAKRLARVIAVLPQHSSLAFSYTVKETVSLGRYAHQTGWFHSWSAEDEEIVQRVMKQTGVAEFQDLHFERLSGGERQRVLLAQALAQEPEVLFLDEPTNHLDLSYQKELLDLMSKMAKEQELTVISIFHDLNLAGLYCDRLMLLAKGKIKALAAPNEVLQQDRIREVYRTTIEKHPHPALPKPQMFIVPQKHGSDFAPLEINESHLTVNREMIRLNAPSPLRTMSSGVTGSGMGWHRYFVNRHVHHDYDCDDHLAEMADYLKANNIDPQETVGMMTAVYLDTAAFKLVKAEGFSVFIIVTAGVGNAIDASLADRHSWSTAPGTINTWVFVNGHLAEEAFIHSIVTATEAKVKALHDLQVLDKVTNTYATGTSTDSISIAATQRGMKLQYAGTITPLGKLISRGVYDCTAEAIRNSRKRNEAL, encoded by the coding sequence ATGCTTGAAGTTAAAGGGTTAACAGGTGGATATGATAACAAAAGCGTTTTGGATTCCGTCTCTTTCGAGGTTCAAAAAGGAGAATTATTCGGAATCCTAGGTCCAAACGGCAGCGGGAAAACGACGCTGTTAAGTATGCTCAGCGGGGTGCTCGATTACAAGCAAGGAAGTATACGCATTAAAGGAAAGGATTTACAGGATTATTCAGCAAAACGGCTTGCACGGGTCATTGCGGTGCTTCCTCAGCATTCTTCATTAGCTTTTTCGTATACGGTGAAGGAGACGGTCTCGCTTGGTAGGTATGCCCATCAAACAGGCTGGTTCCATAGCTGGTCTGCAGAGGATGAAGAGATTGTCCAACGGGTGATGAAGCAAACGGGAGTGGCCGAATTTCAGGATCTGCATTTCGAACGCCTATCGGGAGGGGAGAGACAGCGGGTCTTGCTGGCACAGGCGCTTGCCCAAGAGCCTGAAGTGCTTTTTTTGGACGAGCCTACGAATCACTTGGACCTATCCTACCAGAAGGAGCTTCTTGATTTGATGAGTAAAATGGCCAAGGAGCAGGAATTGACCGTCATATCGATTTTTCATGACTTGAATCTGGCTGGATTATATTGTGATCGGCTCATGCTGCTTGCAAAAGGGAAGATCAAAGCTCTTGCTGCCCCTAATGAAGTGCTTCAACAGGACCGGATCCGGGAAGTCTATCGTACGACGATCGAAAAGCATCCGCATCCTGCACTTCCGAAGCCGCAAATGTTCATCGTTCCCCAAAAGCATGGCAGCGATTTCGCTCCATTGGAAATCAATGAATCCCATTTGACGGTCAATCGTGAGATGATCCGATTGAATGCCCCCAGTCCTCTTCGAACGATGTCCTCTGGAGTGACTGGTTCGGGGATGGGCTGGCATCGATATTTCGTGAATAGGCACGTCCATCACGATTATGATTGCGACGATCATCTTGCGGAAATGGCGGATTATTTAAAAGCCAATAACATCGATCCGCAGGAAACGGTAGGGATGATGACGGCAGTCTACCTTGATACGGCTGCCTTCAAATTAGTAAAAGCTGAAGGGTTCTCGGTTTTCATCATTGTGACGGCTGGAGTCGGCAATGCCATCGACGCTTCTTTAGCCGACCGCCACTCCTGGAGTACTGCGCCGGGGACCATCAATACATGGGTATTCGTAAATGGTCACCTGGCAGAAGAGGCCTTCATTCACAGCATCGTTACTGCGACCGAGGCAAAGGTAAAAGCGCTTCATGATTTGCAGGTGCTGGACAAGGTGACGAACACCTATGCGACAGGAACATCGACCGATAGCATATCGATTGCAGCGACACAAAGAGGGATGAAGCTTCAATATGCAGGAACGATCACACCGCTAGGGAAGCTGATCAGCCGCGGCGTATATGATTGCACCGCAGAAGCGATTAGGAATAGCCGGAAACGGAATGAGGCATTATGA
- a CDS encoding FecCD family ABC transporter permease gives MYLTTKWALAYLLALLFLLFASTIGISFGSVSVPIPVLMQIIGKEIFHLPISADPDVMLTNIVMNIRLPRVLLAGLVGASLAVAGAAFQGLLRNPLVDPYTLGISSGASVGAVVTLFLNISLPFIGLYTLPALSILCSVITIFCVLTFAKKMDRSMKVETIILTGIIFSSFLSAFISLMIALTGEELRQIIGWLMGSVSMRGWNYIGIILPFFLIGSLILIMNTRELNAMTFGEDRAKHLGVDVQRRKMWVLIAGSILTGAAVAVSGTIGFVGLVIPHLVRRIWGPDHTHLLPLSLLVGSGFLILADLVARTIIAPSELPIGVITSLIGAPAFALILLKRRRVGRTDA, from the coding sequence ATGTATTTGACAACTAAATGGGCGCTTGCTTATTTGCTTGCGTTATTATTTTTACTTTTTGCGAGTACGATCGGCATCTCATTCGGTTCGGTGTCCGTACCGATTCCCGTGCTTATGCAAATAATCGGCAAGGAGATATTCCATTTGCCGATTTCCGCCGATCCCGATGTGATGCTGACGAATATCGTGATGAACATCCGCTTGCCGCGTGTATTGCTTGCTGGTTTGGTGGGGGCATCGCTAGCGGTCGCGGGTGCGGCGTTTCAGGGATTGCTCCGGAATCCGCTTGTCGATCCTTACACGCTCGGCATTTCGTCAGGAGCATCAGTCGGGGCAGTAGTGACGTTATTCTTGAATATATCACTACCGTTCATCGGTTTATATACACTTCCTGCATTGAGCATCTTATGTTCCGTGATCACGATTTTTTGTGTGCTGACATTTGCGAAAAAAATGGATCGATCGATGAAGGTCGAAACGATCATTTTGACGGGAATCATCTTCAGCTCGTTTTTAAGCGCCTTCATATCATTGATGATTGCGTTGACGGGGGAGGAATTAAGGCAAATCATCGGCTGGCTCATGGGCAGCGTTTCCATGCGCGGGTGGAATTATATCGGAATCATTCTGCCGTTTTTCCTCATTGGCTCGTTGATTCTGATCATGAATACGAGGGAATTGAATGCGATGACCTTCGGGGAGGACAGGGCAAAGCATTTAGGTGTAGATGTGCAGAGGCGGAAGATGTGGGTTCTGATAGCAGGCTCGATATTGACAGGTGCAGCCGTTGCCGTTTCGGGCACGATAGGCTTTGTAGGGCTGGTCATTCCTCATTTGGTCCGGAGGATATGGGGACCTGATCATACGCATTTGCTTCCGTTATCTTTGCTGGTGGGAAGCGGATTCTTGATTTTGGCAGATCTTGTGGCACGGACGATCATCGCCCCTTCGGAACTGCCGATCGGGGTCATCACCTCACTGATCGGGGCACCGGCATTTGCCCTCATTTTACTAAAGAGGCGGAGAGTGGGTAGGACGGATGCTTGA